In Novipirellula caenicola, one genomic interval encodes:
- a CDS encoding DNA translocase FtsK, which yields MASAASNDGANGDRETNLVRDVVAIVLVAMTLIATVSIITRSPADPIEMPVWPVSALYAPNNSVYPTNPTVTNACGYWGAVISAALLDALGLAAGLVIAAGGGVATALLYRGYLNAPVLRSLGGTIVVIGVATAGGLLPMKLEQMPVVGNGGYLGAMTSTFLLEHFAPAGAWILSMTVIAVGLLLTTDYALLYAGKRILASGAMVSKSGMRRAAKVMPITVRRRREAFTDLEEPIKIEGDEVGKANATEQTTADANVAEANDWANREPKIKFKKSRRKIASTSETESAESGAVETATMDAPETPASDSAVAASHDSVVDSPIAHEQEESHDETDEREPVVRDIEVDDETLHLRQDEKHPMSNPKIKVPKRKQQADAKQELYDNVQEAAPFGSEDYRLPPIELLEQSDDVSYDEQLIEVRRKAQILEDTFKDFGFNIRVVEIETGPVIAQYEIELEAGLRLSKITGLADDLAIGLRVPSVRIVAPIPGKNTVGIEVPNENRQVVRLRDVIEESDMSRSKMNIPVFLGKDVSGNPMVVGLEKMPHLLIAGRTGTGKSVCLNAIITSVLMMCRPDEVRMLMIDPKMVELSGYGRLPHLMHPVITDMKKAEAILAWAVEKMEERYSLLAKAGVRHINSYNDLGREEILRRLDMEDAEDTDSVPDKLPFIVIIADEMADLMMTAGKDVETHIIRLAQKSRAVGIHLILATQKPTVDVITGLIKSNLPARLSFQVASKTDSRVVLDENGADKLLGNGDMLFLWPGTSTLIRGQGTYLSDEEIDAVVDHCSLGEQNFVGELMNLKVDDGDDAEAGAVGDIKNRDELYESAIEVVIREGRGSLSLLQRCLGIGYGRAARLIDFMAEDKIVGEYNGSKSREVLLTMEAWQKMQGLDPEEGDDPGDGNVIEGSVASDDDDDSDEYEEEEYEEYEEDDTV from the coding sequence ATGGCAAGTGCTGCTTCCAACGACGGTGCAAACGGAGACCGCGAAACGAACCTAGTTCGTGACGTCGTCGCTATCGTTTTGGTGGCGATGACTTTGATTGCGACCGTTTCGATCATCACCCGCAGCCCGGCGGACCCGATCGAAATGCCGGTCTGGCCCGTCAGCGCTCTATACGCTCCGAACAATTCGGTCTATCCGACCAACCCTACCGTGACCAATGCTTGCGGTTATTGGGGAGCGGTCATTTCCGCCGCGTTGTTGGACGCATTGGGATTGGCGGCGGGATTGGTGATCGCCGCAGGCGGCGGGGTGGCAACGGCGCTGTTGTACCGCGGCTATTTAAACGCGCCGGTGCTGCGATCACTCGGCGGAACCATTGTCGTGATCGGCGTGGCTACCGCGGGCGGTTTGTTGCCGATGAAGCTCGAGCAGATGCCGGTCGTGGGCAACGGTGGCTATCTAGGTGCGATGACCTCGACGTTTTTGCTCGAGCATTTCGCCCCCGCTGGCGCATGGATCTTGTCAATGACGGTGATCGCGGTTGGTTTGTTGCTGACAACCGACTACGCGCTGCTGTATGCCGGAAAGCGAATCTTAGCCAGCGGAGCGATGGTATCGAAAAGCGGCATGCGCCGCGCGGCCAAAGTCATGCCGATCACCGTGCGACGTCGCCGAGAAGCCTTCACCGATCTGGAAGAGCCCATCAAGATCGAAGGCGATGAGGTTGGAAAAGCAAATGCGACCGAACAAACCACGGCGGATGCGAATGTTGCAGAAGCAAACGATTGGGCCAATCGCGAACCGAAGATCAAGTTCAAAAAGTCCCGCCGCAAAATCGCCTCGACCAGCGAAACGGAATCTGCCGAGTCCGGCGCTGTAGAGACGGCAACGATGGATGCTCCGGAAACGCCCGCAAGCGATTCCGCGGTAGCAGCCTCGCACGATTCGGTCGTCGATTCGCCCATCGCCCACGAGCAGGAAGAATCCCACGACGAAACCGATGAACGTGAACCGGTCGTGCGCGATATCGAAGTGGACGATGAAACGCTGCATCTTCGACAGGATGAAAAACATCCGATGTCGAACCCAAAAATCAAAGTGCCCAAGCGAAAGCAGCAAGCCGACGCCAAGCAAGAGTTGTACGACAACGTGCAAGAAGCGGCTCCGTTCGGGTCCGAGGATTATCGTTTGCCGCCGATCGAATTGCTCGAACAGAGTGATGACGTCAGTTATGACGAACAACTGATCGAAGTGCGTCGCAAGGCTCAAATCCTGGAAGACACATTCAAGGATTTCGGATTCAACATTCGCGTCGTCGAAATCGAAACTGGACCGGTGATCGCGCAGTACGAAATCGAACTCGAAGCGGGATTGCGGCTGAGCAAAATTACCGGTTTGGCGGACGACTTGGCGATCGGTCTGCGGGTGCCAAGCGTTCGTATTGTCGCTCCCATCCCAGGGAAAAACACCGTTGGGATTGAAGTTCCCAATGAGAATCGACAAGTCGTGCGTCTGCGTGACGTGATCGAAGAATCGGACATGAGCCGTTCGAAGATGAACATCCCGGTGTTCTTGGGCAAAGACGTGTCCGGCAATCCAATGGTTGTCGGTCTCGAAAAAATGCCTCACCTGTTGATCGCAGGTCGTACGGGTACGGGTAAGAGTGTTTGTTTGAATGCGATCATCACTTCGGTGCTGATGATGTGTCGGCCGGACGAAGTTCGCATGCTGATGATCGACCCCAAGATGGTGGAATTGAGTGGCTATGGTCGGCTGCCTCACTTGATGCATCCGGTGATCACCGACATGAAAAAGGCCGAAGCGATCTTGGCGTGGGCGGTCGAGAAGATGGAAGAGCGTTATTCGCTATTAGCCAAAGCCGGCGTGCGTCACATCAATAGCTACAACGATCTTGGCCGCGAAGAGATCCTGCGTCGGTTGGATATGGAGGATGCCGAAGACACCGATAGCGTGCCGGATAAATTGCCGTTCATCGTGATCATCGCCGACGAGATGGCGGACTTGATGATGACCGCCGGAAAAGATGTGGAAACGCATATCATCCGCTTGGCACAAAAGAGTCGTGCGGTGGGAATCCACTTGATCCTAGCAACGCAGAAACCGACCGTGGACGTCATCACCGGTTTGATCAAGAGTAACTTGCCGGCGCGATTGAGTTTCCAAGTGGCAAGTAAGACCGACAGCCGCGTCGTGTTGGACGAAAACGGTGCCGACAAATTGCTTGGCAACGGTGACATGTTGTTCTTGTGGCCCGGAACCAGCACCTTGATTCGTGGACAAGGTACCTATTTGTCGGACGAAGAGATCGATGCCGTCGTCGATCACTGCAGTCTTGGCGAACAGAATTTTGTCGGCGAGTTGATGAACTTGAAAGTCGACGACGGAGACGACGCAGAGGCGGGGGCAGTCGGTGACATCAAGAACCGCGACGAGTTGTACGAAAGTGCGATCGAGGTCGTGATCCGCGAAGGCCGTGGGTCGTTGTCATTGCTGCAGCGATGTCTTGGGATTGGCTATGGTCGTGCCGCTCGGCTGATCGATTTCATGGCCGAAGACAAGATCGTCGGCGAATACAACGGATCGAAGTCACGCGAAGTGTTGTTGACGATGGAAGCATGGCAGAAGATGCAAGGATTGGATCCCGAAGAGGGGGATGATCCAGGCGATGGCAATGTCATCGAAGGTTCCGTCGCCAGCGACGACGATGATGATTCGGATGAGTACGAAGAAGAAGAGTATGAAGAGTACGAGGAAGACGACACCGTCTAA
- a CDS encoding SDR family NAD(P)-dependent oxidoreductase yields MRWKPKDSIAVVTGASSGIGHCLCELLLDRGATVVGVARRGERLADLAARTGTGRFISVVGDVTDAGVREQILAAAADVDDGRLDLLVNNAGIGAIGPFADADEARLRQIMEVNFFAPAELMRDAIPMLRRGRAPVICNISSVLGHRAVPDKSEYCASKFALHGLSDSIRAELARDSHHGNSIQVTLVSPSTTRSEFFDSLIGSDAAAKSKSIGSWPPEKVARATLAAIESRRSEVILSLAGKALVYADRISPPLMNSILARSN; encoded by the coding sequence ATGCGCTGGAAACCCAAGGATTCAATCGCCGTGGTCACTGGTGCTAGCAGCGGCATTGGCCACTGCTTGTGCGAATTGTTGCTCGATCGCGGCGCCACCGTCGTGGGAGTCGCACGGCGTGGCGAGCGGTTGGCGGATCTCGCAGCGAGAACCGGAACCGGTCGCTTCATTTCGGTTGTTGGTGACGTGACCGATGCCGGAGTGCGTGAGCAGATCTTGGCGGCGGCCGCCGACGTGGATGACGGTCGATTGGATCTACTGGTCAACAATGCAGGGATCGGTGCGATCGGCCCGTTTGCGGACGCCGACGAAGCTCGCTTGCGGCAAATCATGGAAGTCAATTTCTTTGCTCCCGCCGAATTGATGCGGGATGCGATCCCGATGCTGCGGCGAGGTCGGGCCCCGGTGATCTGTAACATCAGCAGCGTGCTGGGACACCGTGCCGTGCCGGACAAGAGTGAGTATTGTGCAAGCAAATTTGCCCTTCATGGATTGAGCGATTCGATCCGCGCCGAACTGGCTCGCGACTCGCACCATGGCAATTCCATTCAAGTGACATTGGTCAGTCCGAGCACGACGCGAAGTGAGTTTTTTGACTCGTTGATCGGTTCGGACGCGGCCGCCAAATCGAAAAGCATCGGCAGCTGGCCGCCCGAGAAGGTCGCCCGTGCAACGTTGGCGGCGATCGAGTCGCGACGAAGCGAGGTGATCCTCAGTCTTGCTGGCAAAGCATTGGTGTACGCCGACCGTATCTCGCCACCCTTGATGAATTCGATCCTGGCGCGGTCGAACTGA
- the hflX gene encoding GTPase HflX, which yields MREQHQLRDDSPERSILARLILPEQTVEADPLEELYGLATTAGTEVVDELMQRLTRPNHGTFLGKGKVEELRLMVERHDADVVIFDNDLNPAQVRNLEKAIDAKVIDRTELILDIFAAGARTYEARLAIELAQLEYSLPRLKRMWTHLSRQAMGVGMRGPGEKQLEVDRRLAQKRIHDLKEELSKVERRREQQVEARKEAPTVSLVGYTNAGKSTLMNALTAANVHAADKLFATLDTRTRRWQLPGWGTVLLSDTVGFIRDLPHSLVASFKSTLEETRQADLLLHVADASSPTVFEQISAVYRVLEELQIEEKDTLLVLNKIDAIKSSAVLNRVLDRYPNAIPVSAKSNTGLVPLIEAVGEALGREFFDLEVDVAPSDGKLLAYLAAKGEVLSRKYGEEMVTIHVRVPAGAMGPVHRDAVAIRHMDERPAKAKDDQATDDEASSISIDLPSVPLSDSSSEVA from the coding sequence GTGCGAGAACAACACCAACTTCGCGATGATTCGCCCGAGCGAAGCATCTTGGCCCGCCTGATCCTGCCCGAGCAAACGGTCGAGGCGGACCCGCTGGAAGAACTTTACGGATTGGCCACAACCGCAGGAACCGAAGTCGTCGATGAGTTGATGCAGCGGTTGACGCGTCCAAATCATGGCACGTTTTTGGGGAAGGGAAAAGTCGAAGAGCTGCGGCTGATGGTCGAACGCCATGACGCCGACGTGGTCATTTTCGACAACGATCTGAACCCCGCTCAAGTCCGCAATCTCGAGAAGGCGATCGATGCCAAAGTGATCGACCGCACCGAATTGATTCTCGACATCTTTGCTGCTGGCGCCCGAACGTACGAAGCTCGTTTGGCGATCGAATTGGCTCAGCTCGAGTACTCGCTACCACGGCTGAAACGGATGTGGACCCACTTGTCGCGTCAAGCGATGGGCGTCGGCATGCGTGGTCCGGGTGAAAAGCAATTGGAAGTCGACCGTCGTTTGGCGCAGAAACGCATTCACGATCTGAAAGAAGAACTGTCCAAGGTCGAGCGTCGCCGTGAACAACAGGTCGAAGCGCGTAAAGAGGCACCGACGGTTTCGTTGGTCGGTTACACCAATGCCGGCAAGAGCACGTTGATGAACGCGTTGACCGCAGCCAACGTGCACGCCGCCGACAAATTGTTTGCCACGCTTGATACGCGAACACGACGTTGGCAATTGCCCGGTTGGGGAACCGTGCTGCTAAGTGACACGGTCGGGTTCATTCGTGATCTGCCTCACTCGTTGGTCGCCAGTTTCAAATCGACGCTCGAAGAAACGCGGCAAGCCGATTTGTTGTTGCACGTTGCCGACGCCAGCAGCCCGACGGTGTTCGAACAGATCAGCGCGGTCTATCGTGTGCTCGAGGAACTTCAGATCGAAGAGAAAGACACGCTGCTGGTGCTCAACAAGATCGATGCGATCAAGAGCTCTGCGGTGCTCAACCGAGTGCTCGATCGTTACCCCAATGCGATCCCGGTCAGTGCCAAGAGCAACACGGGTTTGGTTCCACTGATCGAAGCGGTGGGCGAGGCCCTGGGACGCGAGTTCTTTGATTTGGAAGTCGACGTGGCGCCGAGCGATGGTAAGTTGCTGGCGTATTTGGCGGCCAAAGGCGAAGTGTTGTCGCGAAAGTATGGCGAGGAAATGGTGACGATTCACGTCCGGGTTCCTGCCGGAGCGATGGGGCCAGTGCATCGCGACGCCGTGGCGATTCGGCACATGGACGAGCGTCCTGCGAAAGCGAAAGACGATCAGGCGACGGACGACGAAGCCTCTTCGATCTCAATCGACCTGCCATCGGTACCGTTGTCGGATTCGTCAAGCGAAGTCGCCTAA
- a CDS encoding excinuclease ABC subunit UvrC — protein sequence MPDDPKKKPAKKKASQNKAAKNKAGQNNELVDKVCEDKVTDGAGDELVETLGFSHAATKVKTFPTSPGVYLMKDDAARVIYVGKAKNLRSRAGSYFLKAAAEDQRTAPWIGEIADIDFVECETEVDALLMEARLVKDIQPKHNKDLKDDKSFPYLMITTRDEFPRVEITREPKEKGVKLYGPFPSAGALRGAIQVLQRIFRFRTCTLDISESEERWKWFRPCLLASINQCTAPCNFRISKEEYRRDIKRLQTFMEGGKKRLLKEMHDEMQAASKAMDFERAAVLRDEIRMLEKLEDRGELDTHVQPEVFYIDPKKGLTGLRKVLGLAETPRIIEGVDIAHLGGGETVASLVQFIDGLPFKPGYRRFRIQDVDGIDDFRSIYEVVSRRFRKLSDSGESFPDILLIDGGKGQLNAAMAAFRDQDITPPTVISLAKRDEEIFRPGDSEPLRLSKSAFALRLLQYVRDESHRFAQHYHHILRTKSTFDR from the coding sequence ATGCCGGATGACCCTAAAAAGAAACCTGCCAAAAAGAAAGCTAGCCAGAACAAAGCAGCCAAAAACAAAGCTGGCCAGAACAACGAATTGGTTGACAAGGTCTGCGAAGACAAAGTGACGGATGGGGCGGGAGACGAGCTGGTTGAGACGCTTGGATTCAGCCATGCAGCAACCAAGGTCAAGACGTTCCCGACGTCACCGGGCGTTTATTTGATGAAAGACGATGCGGCGCGGGTGATCTATGTTGGCAAGGCCAAGAATTTGCGAAGTCGCGCGGGCAGCTACTTTTTGAAAGCGGCGGCCGAAGATCAGCGGACCGCACCTTGGATCGGCGAGATCGCGGACATCGACTTTGTCGAGTGCGAAACCGAAGTCGACGCGTTGTTGATGGAAGCCCGGTTGGTCAAGGACATCCAACCCAAGCACAACAAGGATCTCAAAGACGACAAGTCGTTTCCGTATTTGATGATCACCACGCGTGACGAGTTTCCTCGCGTCGAGATCACTCGCGAGCCCAAGGAAAAGGGCGTCAAATTGTATGGCCCGTTTCCAAGTGCTGGAGCGCTGCGGGGCGCGATTCAGGTGCTGCAGCGAATCTTTCGTTTTCGCACCTGCACGCTTGACATCAGTGAATCCGAGGAACGTTGGAAGTGGTTTCGTCCCTGTTTGTTGGCCAGCATCAACCAGTGCACCGCGCCGTGTAATTTTCGTATCAGCAAAGAAGAATATCGCCGCGACATCAAACGATTGCAAACGTTTATGGAAGGCGGCAAGAAGCGGTTGCTAAAAGAGATGCACGACGAGATGCAAGCGGCCAGCAAGGCGATGGATTTTGAGCGAGCCGCGGTACTGCGAGACGAGATTCGCATGCTCGAGAAACTCGAGGATCGCGGTGAACTCGATACGCACGTTCAACCCGAAGTCTTTTACATCGATCCGAAAAAGGGGCTGACGGGACTTCGCAAAGTGCTGGGGTTGGCGGAAACGCCGCGGATCATCGAAGGGGTCGACATCGCTCATCTCGGTGGCGGCGAAACGGTCGCCAGCTTGGTGCAGTTCATTGACGGATTGCCATTCAAACCAGGCTATCGCCGGTTCCGCATCCAAGACGTGGACGGCATCGACGATTTTCGCAGTATCTATGAAGTGGTCTCGCGGCGTTTCCGCAAGCTTTCGGATTCCGGCGAATCGTTTCCCGACATCTTGTTGATCGACGGAGGCAAGGGACAGCTCAATGCAGCGATGGCGGCGTTCCGTGATCAAGACATCACGCCACCGACAGTGATCTCGCTGGCCAAACGCGATGAAGAGATCTTTCGGCCCGGTGATTCCGAACCGCTGCGGTTAAGCAAAAGTGCGTTTGCACTGCGATTGCTGCAGTACGTCCGCGACGAGTCGCATCGATTTGCTCAGCATTACCACCATATCCTCCGTACCAAGTCGACGTTTGATCGCTAG
- a CDS encoding DUF1559 domain-containing protein, with product MSERTKRREPDRRAAFTLVELLVVIAIIGVLVGLLLPAVQAAREAARRMQCSNHLKQLTLAMHNYHDAFNQTPIHMHRGADDYDSPGGGSGNLSWYAGMLPYVEQTAIYEAIPFESTGRGNAWSGLANNTSKLGEVARVQVPTFLCPTESVTNSVVATGGITANFSYLANAGHGRNMLMPWESTGAAIKVSPGIISMNRMNEKGPYSDYWRSTTNRNFGFRDILDGLSNTAAIAESLVNDGSGKMLDDRRNLHYTNSALVEAYDAYIDQVVTDGLNGYKNWEPWSMYKGHSWLYTDGWQRHVYGHVFTPNTISIAAYSSDTIRCHEGDSAITASSDHPGGVQMSLMDGSVRFITDSIDMETWWALGTKAGKEIVNNDNF from the coding sequence ATGTCTGAGCGAACCAAGCGGCGTGAACCTGATCGACGGGCCGCTTTCACGTTGGTCGAACTCTTAGTGGTGATTGCAATTATCGGTGTGCTTGTAGGGCTGTTGTTGCCAGCCGTGCAAGCGGCACGAGAGGCAGCGCGGCGAATGCAGTGCAGCAATCATCTCAAGCAACTGACGTTAGCAATGCACAATTACCATGATGCGTTTAATCAGACGCCGATTCACATGCATCGCGGGGCGGATGACTATGACTCGCCAGGCGGTGGTTCAGGCAATTTGTCGTGGTATGCAGGGATGTTGCCATACGTCGAGCAGACCGCGATCTATGAGGCGATTCCGTTTGAGAGCACTGGTAGAGGAAACGCGTGGAGTGGGCTGGCCAATAACACCAGCAAGCTAGGGGAAGTGGCCCGCGTCCAGGTACCGACTTTTCTTTGCCCGACCGAATCGGTAACCAATTCGGTGGTCGCGACAGGTGGGATCACGGCCAATTTTAGCTACCTTGCCAACGCTGGTCATGGTCGCAACATGCTGATGCCATGGGAGTCGACAGGAGCCGCGATCAAGGTGTCGCCGGGGATCATTTCGATGAACCGCATGAACGAAAAAGGACCTTATAGTGACTATTGGCGATCGACCACGAATCGCAACTTTGGATTTCGCGATATCTTAGATGGTTTGTCCAATACTGCTGCGATTGCCGAGTCGCTCGTCAATGATGGGAGCGGCAAAATGTTGGACGATCGCCGCAATTTGCATTACACGAATTCGGCACTGGTGGAAGCCTACGATGCCTACATCGACCAAGTCGTCACCGATGGCTTGAACGGCTACAAGAATTGGGAACCTTGGAGCATGTACAAGGGGCATTCGTGGTTGTACACCGACGGTTGGCAGCGTCATGTCTATGGACATGTCTTTACGCCCAACACGATTTCCATTGCTGCCTACAGCAGCGACACGATTCGTTGCCACGAAGGCGACTCGGCGATCACCGCGTCAAGCGACCATCCCGGTGGAGTACAGATGTCGCTGATGGATGGCTCGGTTCGTTTCATTACTGATTCGATCGATATGGAAACATGGTGGGCGTTAGGTACCAAAGCAGGAAAAGAGATTGTCAACAACGACAATTTCTAA